In Spodoptera frugiperda isolate SF20-4 chromosome 28, AGI-APGP_CSIRO_Sfru_2.0, whole genome shotgun sequence, one genomic interval encodes:
- the LOC118265174 gene encoding cell adhesion molecule Dscam2 isoform X10: MSFIGFTALVALAAIGSVLCEDETIGPIFMKEPANRVDFSNTTGATVECAARGSPTPDIIWVRSDGTAVGDVPGLRQVQANGNLLFPPFRAEDYRQEVHAQVYACLARNSVGTIHSRDVNVRAVVSQAYAVNLMEEYVLRGNSAILKCHIPSFVSEYVTVISWIISEGDQELDIKLESTNNFDEGKYLVLPSGELHIRDVGPEDGYKSYQCRTKHRLTGETRLSATKGRLVITEPINSAPPKVPTKTIEFVEFAMESSVTLLCLAQAFPVPVFRWYKFVEGTTRKQPVTLDDRVKQVSGTLIIKEAKVEDSGKYLCVVNNSVGGESVETVLTVTAPLKATVEPATQTVDFGRPAVFTCRYEGNPVKTITWLKDGKDMKHHDATLRIESVKKEDKGMYQCFIRNDQESAGASAELKLGGRFEPPLIRHSFGEQTFRSGPSLRLKCVASGNPTPDIAWLLDGEKLTSGERLQIGQFVTADGNVESHLNISSVHTNDGGLYTCIASSKVGSASHAARVNVYGLPYVRPMKKRPVVAGDNLIVHCPVAGYPIDSIVWERDNRVLPINRKQKVFPNGTLVIENVERMSDEATYTCVAKNSQGYTAKGTLEVQVMVPPLIMPFNFGEVPFNPGDTALVNCVATKGDLPLDISWTFSSETIDSSLQRDITTMPLNPRASILTINSVSANHQGNYTCIVQNAAGRAEYAATLVVNVPPRWIIEPTDKAFAQGSDAKVECKADGFPKPQVTWKRAEGDTPGDYKDLKPNNPNVKVEDGTLTIANIQKTNEGYYLCEAVNGIGSGLSAVILISVQAPPQFEIKMRNQTARRSEPAVLQCQAKGEKPIGIIWNMNNKRLEPKSDPRYTIREEILPGGVVSDLSIRRTERSDSALFTCVATNAFGSDDTSINMIIQEVPEAPYGLKVLDKSGRTVQLSWAAPYDGNSPIKKFLIEYKRAKGNWEKDIDRVLVPGDTTEAGVFSLRPATAYHIRIVAENELGTSEPSETVTIITAEEAPTGPPQDCKVDAVDKHTLRVTWKPPPPQDWNGDLQGYYVGYKLASSNKSFVFETVDISKESGKEHHLDILNLKTYTQYAIVVQAFNKMGSGPVSGEVRAYTAEGAPSAPPQDVLCTTLTAQTIRVSWVSPPLAAANGLIKAYKVIYGPSETWYDEKSKDTKITASSETILHGLKKFTNYSMEVLATTNGGDGVRSAPIHCQTEQDVPEAPRAVKALVMGQDSILVSWRPPAQPNGVVTHYNVYTQAQNAEPHPNKVPASQTSYSATELKAGRYDFWVTASTIIGEGQPSATASCSPSDKVPAKIASFDESFTATYKEDVKLPCLAVGVPPPNILWKVKGHPLEASERVRQLPEGSLQIAGVAREDAGEYSCHVDNQFGTDTVTHTLSVLAPPFPPQLSIASSSVSSLTLRLKPSVEVDQSPAAGYTIHYKQEFGDWETVQIPSTTDTYTLENLFCGSRYQLYVTAYNGIGTGEASDVVIARTRGSKPPVPRAADFIEVGSSSVTLHLKQWLDGGCPMSHFVVENKKKGAAEWNQISNAVKPGGNFVVLDLEPATWYVLRITAHNNAGFNVAEYEFATLTMTGGTIAPLPGNVGTDKELPPWVKAWLEPEVLVPILATIVVFIVGVVVICLTLARRNTPHRLRGQKDMYYDAVYNASQAALGGGGGTLDKRGGLRDELGYIAPPNRKLPPVPGSNYNTCDRVKRQAVIMGAHSTWDPRRHHYERVRRPRLRRAGSGDTASTGMEDEICPYATFHLLGFREEMDPSKALAFPHHHPAHAGTLAHPHPHHPAHSRAGSQSMPRANSRYARKNSQGGQSAIYSTAPEYDDPATCAEEDQYRARYSRPMYACGPEYDEPACCAPEDEQYTGAYGTPYSDHYGSRPSIAYVSGTRKCGGSPEPPPPPPRNANNDNNCSSSFNESKDSNEISEAECDQPRNYPVRAHTAKDGLHSEEMRKLIDRPEATTPIPQQAVHGRGLTAYDTVAV, from the exons TTGTATCTCAGGCATACGCCGTGAACTTGATGGAAGAGTACGTATTGAGAGGCAATAGCGCTATTCTAAAATGTCACATACCAAGCTTTGTGTCAGAGTATGTTACGGTCATCTCTTGGATCATCAGTGAAGGCGACCAGGAATTAGACATCAAGTTAGAATCAACGAATAACTTTGACG AGGGTAAATACTTGGTACTTCCATCTGGAGAATTGCATATTCGAGATGTCGGACCCGAGGATGGTTACAAATCATACCAATGTAGAACAAAGCACAGGCTTACTGGTGAAACCCGACTTTCTGCTACTAAGGGACGACTTGTCATTACCG AGCCAATTAATAGTGCACCACCAAAAGTACCCACTAAAACGATAGAATTTGTGGAATTCGCGATGGAATCCAGCGTTACGTTGCTTTGTCTGGCACAAGCATTCCCGGTCCCTGTCTTTAG ATGGTACAAGTTCGTGGAAGGTACAACCAGGAAACAGCCTGTTACGCTCGATGATAGAGTAAAACAAGTATCAGGAACCTTGATTATCAAAGAGGCTAAAGTTGAAGACTCCGGCAAATATTTATGCGTTGTCAATAACTCCGTTGGTG GCGAGTCCGTAGAAACTGTCTTGACTGTAACCGCTCCGTTGAAAGCTACCGTTGAGCCAGCTACTCAGACCGTAGATTTTGGAAGGCCTGCCGTATTTACCTGCAGATATGAGGGTAACCCTGTTAAAACGATCACTTGGCTTAAGGACGGCAAGGACATGAAGCACCATGATGCTACCCTCAG gaTTGAATCGGTAAAGAAGGAAGACAAGGGCATGTATCAATGTTTCATTAGGAACGACCAAGAAAGTGCGGGAGCCAGCGCTGAGTTGAAATTGGGAGGCCGAT TCGAACCACCGCTGATCCGTCACAGCTTTGGAGAACAGACATTCCGTTCTGGCCCATCTCTACGTCTTAAATGCGTCGCATCTGGCAACCCTACCCCCGACATCGCGTGGCTCCTGGACGGCGAGAAACTGACCAGCGGAGAAAGACTTCAGATCGGACAATTTGTCACCGCTGACGGCAATGTTGAATCTCACTTGAACATTTCTTCTGTGCACACGAACGACGGCGGATTGTACACATGCATCGCATCCAGCAAG GTCGGCAGTGCTTCCCACGCGGCTCGCGTCAACGTCTACGGCTTACCCTACGTGCGACCCATGAAGAAACGTCCCGTGGTCGCTGGTGACAACCTCATCGTACACTGCCCCGTGGCCGGCTATCCGATTGACTCTATCGTTTGGGAACGAGACAACAG GGTACTCCCCATCAACCGCAAGCAGAAAGTTTTCCCTAACGGCACCCTCGTCATCGAGAACGTGGAGCGAATGAGCGACGAAGCGACCTACACCTGCGTGGCCAAGAACTCTCAGGGATACACCGCTAAGGGAACATTAGAAGTACAAGTCATGG TTCCACCGTTGATAATGCCGTTCAATTTCGGTGAGGTGCCATTCAACCCCGGTGACACAGCTTTAGTGAATTGTGTCGCCACTAAGGGAGATCTTCCTCTCGACATCTCATGGACGTTCAGCAGCGAGACTATAGACTCGAGCCTCCAGCGAGACATCACGACTATGCCTCTAAATCCTCGTGCCTCCATCCTCACTATCAACTCCGTGAGCGCAAACCATCAAGGGAACTACACGTGCATCGTGCAGAATGCGGCCGGCCGCGCAGAATATGCAGCGACACTCGTCGTCAACG TTCCCCCCCGCTGGATTATTGAGCCCACTGATAAGGCATTTGCACAAGGCTCTGATGCTAAAGTTGAATGTAAAGCCGATGGGTTCCCTAAGCCCCAAGTGACGTGGAAGCGGGCTGAAG GTGATACCCCTGGTGATTACAAAGATCTTAAACCAAACAACCCTAACGTAAAAGTTGAGGACGGAACATTGACAATTGCTAATATTCAGAAAACGAATGAGGGATACTACTTGTGCGAAGCTGTAAATGGAATCGGTTCAGGACTGTCTGCTGTTATTCTAATTAGCGTTCAAG CTCCACCCCAATTCGAAATTAAAATGAGAAACCAGACTGCTCGCCGAAGTGAACCCGCTGTCCTACAATGCCAAGCTAAAGGAGAAAAG CCAATTGGAATAATTTGGAACATGAACAACAAACGCCTCGAACCCAAATCTGACCCACGATACACCATTCGCGAAGAAATCCTGCCTGGTGGTGTTGTCTCCGACCTTAGCATCCGAAGGACCGAACGATCAGATAGCGCTCTATTCACTTGTGTAGCTACCAATGCTTTTGGTTCTGATGATACCAGCATCAACATGATCATTCAAG AGGTACCCGAAGCTCCCTATGGCCTTAAAGTCTTGGACAAATCTGGAAGGACCGTGCAACTGTCATGGGCAGCTCCTTATGATGGTAACTCTCCAATCAAGAAGTTCCTCATTGAATACAAACGAGCCAAGGGCAACTGGGAAAAAGACATTGACAG AGTTCTTGTACCCGGAGATACGACTGAAGCAGGAGTGTTTAGCTTGAGACCCGCCACTGCCTATCACATCAGGATTGTTGCTGAAAATGAACTGGGAACTTCTGAGCCATCTGAGACTGTTACCATTATCACCGCTGAAGAAGCCCCCACTGGTCCCCCACAAGACTGCAAAGTTGATGCCGTTGATAAGCATACCCTCCGCGTCACCTGGAAGCCTCCCCCACCACAAGACTGGAACGGTGACCTCCAAgg ATACTACGTTGGTTACAAACTGGCGTCTAGCAATAAGTCCTTCGTGTTTGAAACCGTCGACATCTCTAAGGAATCTGGCAAAGAACATCACCTGGACATTCTAAACTTGAA GACTTACACGCAATACGCCATTGTAGTACAAGCGTTCAACAAGATGGGATCAGGCCCCGTGTCCGGAGAAGTACGAGCTTATACCGCTGAAGGTGCCCCATCTGCTCCACCACAAGACGTTCTCTGCACTACGCTTACGGCACAAACTATCCGTGTATCATGGGTGTCTCCTCCTCTTGCTGCTGCCAACGGACTTATCAAGGCTTACAAAGTGATTTACGGACCTAGCGAGACTTGGTATG atgaAAAGTCAAAGGATACCAAGATTACGGCCAGCAGCGAAACTATCCTCCACGGACTTAAGAAATTCACAAACTACTCGATGGAAGTGCTTGCGACTACCAACGGAGGCGATGGCGTCCGATCTGCACCTATTCACTGCCAAACTGAACAAGACG TACCCGAAGCTCCTCGTGCCGTGAAAGCATTAGTTATGGGACAAGACTCGATCCTGGTGTCATGGAGGCCTCCTGCGCAACCCAACGGTGTTGTTACTCATTACAATGTCTACACTCAGGCACAGAACGCTGAACCCCATCCCAACAAG GTACCAGCTTCTCAAACTAGCTACTCCGCAACTGAACTGAAAGCCGGCCGTTACGACTTCTGGGTCACCGCGTCTACCATCATCGGCGAAGGCCAACCCTCAGCCACCGCTTCATGCAGCCCAAGCGACAAAG TTCCCGCCAAGATCGCATCATTCGATGAATCGTTCACTGCTACCTACAAGGAAGATGTCAAACTGCCCTGCCTTGCCGTCGGTGTTCCTCCTCCTAACATTTTGTGGAAG gtGAAAGGCCACCCCCTGGAAGCTTCGGAACGTGTGCGTCAATTGCCCGAAGGATCCCTGCAGATTGCTGGTGTAGCTCGTGAGGACGCCGGCGAATACTCATGCCATGTTGACAATCAATTCGGAACTGACACTGTTACCCACACGCTCTCGGTACTCG CTCCTCCCTTCCCGCCTCAGCTTAGCATCGCGTCGTCGTCCGTGTCCTCTCTCACTCTCCGCCTGAAGCCTTCCGTCGAAGTAGACCAGTCGCCCGCTGCAGGATACACCATCCACTACAAACAAGAATTTGGAGATTGGGAAACCGTAcag ATTCCAAGCACCACTGACACCTACACTTTGGAAAACCTTTTCTGCGGATCAAGATATCAACTCTACGTTACAGCTTACAATGG CATCGGCACTGGTGAGGCTTCAGACGTGGTGATCGCCCGCACTCGTGGTTCCAAGCCCCCGGTACCTCGCGCCGCTGATTTCATCGAAGTTGGAAGCTCCTCAGTGACTCTGCACCTCAAACAATGGTTGGACGGCGGATGCCCCATGAGCCACTTTGTCGTTGAGAACAAGAAGAA GGGTGCTGCTGAATGGAATCAAATCTCCAACGCTGTGAAACCTGGCGGAAACTTCGTCGTACTCG ATCTGGAACCTGCCACTTGGTATGTACTGAGGATTACGGCCCACAACAACGCTGGATTCAACGTCGCCGAATATGAATTTGCCACGCTTACCATGACCGGAG GAACCATTGCTCCCTTACCTGGCAACGTCGGTACCGACAAGGAACTGCCCCCCTGGGTCAAGGCTTGGCTGGAACCAGAAGTCTTAGTACCAATTTTGGCAACGATCGTGGTGTTCATCGTAGGCGTGGTGGTGATCTGTTTGACCTTAGCTCGCAGGAACACCCCACATCGCCTGCGAGGTCAGAAGgacatgtatt ACGACGCAGTGTACAACGCATCGCAGGCTGCgctgggcggcggcggcggcacgCTGGACAAGCGCGGCGGACTGAGGGACGAGCTCGGCTACATCGCGCCCCCCAACCGCAAGCTGCCTCCCGTGCCCGGCTCCAACTACAACACGTGCGACCGCGTCAAGCGACAGGCCGTCATCA TGGGCGCGCACTCGACGTGGGACCCGCGCCGCCACCACTACGAGCGCGTCCGTCGCCCGCGCCTGCGCAGGGCCGGCTCCGGAGACACCGCCTCCACAG GCATGGAAGACGAAATCTGCCCCTACGCGACGTTCCACCTGCTAGGCTTCCGCGAGGAGATGGACCCCAGCAAGGCGCTGGCCTTCCCGCACCACCACCCCGCCCACGCCGGTACTCTCGCCCACCCTCACCCTCACCACCCAGCTCACTCTCGCGCCGGATCCCAGAGCATG CCTCGTGCCAACAGCCGCTATGCCCGCAAGAACTCTCAGGGAGGACAGAGCGCCATCTACTCGACTGCCCCCGAATACGACGACCCGGCCACCTGCGCTGAAGAAGACCAATAC CGTGCCCGTTACTCTCGCCCGATGTACGCCTGTGGACCTGAGTACGACGAGCCTGCTTGCTGCGCTCCCGAAGACGAACAATACACCGGCGCTTACGGCACTCCCTACTCCGATCACTATGGATCTCGCCCTAGCATTG CTTACGTGTCAGGTACCCGCAAGTGCGGCGGATCCCCCGAGCCTCCCCCACCCCCTCCACGCAACGCCAACAACGACAACAACTGCTCCTCCTCATTCAATGAAAGCAAGGACTCGAACGAAATCTCCGAAGCCGAATGCGACCAGCCACGCAACTATCCCG TAAGGGCCCACACTGCTAAGGACGGCTTGCACAGCGAGGAAATGAGGAAACTCATTGACAG ACCAGAAGCAACCACCCCAATCCCCCAGCAAGCAGTCCACGGGCGGGGACTCACAGCCTACGATACTGTGGCAGTGTAA